One window of Colias croceus chromosome 6, ilColCroc2.1 genomic DNA carries:
- the LOC123692317 gene encoding isovaleryl-CoA dehydrogenase, mitochondrial, which yields MSLRLCVRKLLAKNAKPNVRCMSYYPIDEHIFGLSSEQQQLRQSVFDFAQKELAPKAAEIDKENNFKELREFWKKLGNLGLLGITASPDYGGTGGKYSDHCVIMEELSRASGGIALSYGAHSNLCVNQINRNGSHEQKSKYLPKLCSGEHMGALAMSEPGSGSDVVSMKLRAEKKGDYYVLNGNKFWITNGPDADVLVVYAKTDLNSKPQHGITAFIIEKDFPGFSTAQKLDKLGMRGSNTGELVFEDCKVPASNILGELNKGVYVLMSGLDLERLVLAAGPVGLMQAAIDTAFHYAHTRKQFGKNIGEFQLLQGKMADMYTTLSATRCYLYNVAKACDEGHVNSKDCAGVILYSAEKATQMALDAIQILGGNGYINDYPTGRILRDAKLYEIGAGTSEIRRMLIGRALNNEYK from the exons ATGTCTTTACGGTTGTGTGTCAGGAAATTACTCGCTAAAAATGCGAAACCAAACGTACGATGTATGTCGTACTATCCCATAGATGAACATATATTTGGATTGAGCAGTGAACAACAacag CTGAGGCAATCAGTATTTGACTTTGCCCAAAAAGAATTGGCGCCAAAAGCAGCTGAAATAGAcaaggaaaataattttaaagaactaAGAGAGTTTTGGAAAAAACTTGGAAATCTCGGTCTGCTtg GAATAACCGCAAGCCCAGACTATGGAGGCACTGGAGGAAAGTACTCCGACCACTGCGTCATCATGGAAGAGCTTTCAAG AGCAAGCGGAGGTATTGCCTTATCGTATGGAGCACATTCGAATCTTTGCGTGaatcaaataaatagaaaCGGAAGTCATGAGCAAAAGAGCAAATATTTACCAAAA TTATGTTCCGGAGAGCATATGGGTGCCTTAGCTATGTCCGAACCTGGATCAGGCAGCGATGTAGTATCTATGAAATTGAGGGCTGAAAAGAAGGGAGACTATTATGTTTTGAATGGGAATAAGTTCTGGATAACAAATGGCCCTGATGCTGATGTATTAGTG GTATACGCAAAGACAGATTTAAACAGTAAACCACAACATGGAATAACGGcttttataatagaaaaagACTTCCCTGGATTTTCCACAGCACAAAAGCTGGATAAATTGGGTATGAGAGGATCCAACACTGGTGAATTAGTGTTTGAAGATTGCAAG GTGCCAGCTTCAAATATATTAGGAGAATTGAACAAAGGTGTATATGTCCTAATGTCTGGGTTGGATCTAGAGAGGTTGGTCCTAGCGGCTGGTCCAGTGGGACTGATGCAGGCTGCGATTGACACTGCATTCCATTACGCACACACTAGGAAACAATTTGGCAAGAATATTGGCGAATTTCAATTGTTACAG ggAAAAATGGCAGACATGTATACAACACTAAGTGCAACTCGCTGCTACCTGTATAACGTGGCTAAAGCCTGTGATGAGGGACATGTCAACAGCAAGGATTGTGCTGGTGTGATCCTATATAGTGCAGAGAAGGCTACACAAATGGCTTTGGATGCTATTCAAATTTTAG gtgGAAATGGTTACATTAATGACTACCCAACTGGTAGAATTCTCAGAGATGCAAAACTGTATGAAATTGGTGCTGGCACATCGGAAATCAGAAGAATGCTTATCGGAAGGGCTCTGaacaatgaatataaataa
- the LOC123692319 gene encoding bifunctional peptidase and arginyl-hydroxylase JMJD5: protein MLSICEKIQEFRSLVLASIGEVSELDHASKALLVRYLNDTTTITSTSSIKIQGIIDYMYEQVNIGNWKDVRIFLRKTITIASYLRILAILLNCNSLSDTLIKELYVVIDFGIMFGCPINAEPRLLQKCASIVNTFTKQDENNSEDKIVNNKPNISPSYEHERAISIDVINNPSMETFYKNYIMLEQPVVLDKCIDHWPALSKWKDNNYFIKLAGLRTVSIEIGKEYTDSNWTQKLITMKDFINNYIYQSDGPIGYLAQYQLFDQIPELKDDIIEPEYCCFSDTNDPVNIMAWYGPKGTVSPLHHDPTKNLLAQVVGEKRLYLFSPKDSEYVYPHEHELLNNTARVDPRSPDFEKYPEYKNATPYFCILKPGQMLYIPPKWWHFVESLSVSFSVSFWWQ from the coding sequence atgctcaGTATTTGTGAGAAAATTCAAGAATTCAGATCATTAGTGTTAGCATCGATAGGTGAAGTTTCTGAATTGGACCACGCCAGTAAAGCATTACTTGTTAGATATTTGAACGACACTACAACTATAACTTCGACTTCATCAATAAAAATTCAAGGTATAATTGATTATATGTATGAACAAGTCAACATTGGGAATTGGAAAGATGTGAGAATATTTTTACGTAAAACAATAACCATTGCTTCCTATTTACGTATTTTAGCCATTTTATTGAATTGTAATTCACTTTCTGATACTTTGATAAAGGAGTTATATGTAGTCATAGACTTTGGGATTATGTTTGGATGTCCCATTAATGCAGAGCCTAGACTACTTCAGAAATGTGCCTCAATTGTAAATACATTTACAAAACAAGATGAGAATAACTCTGAAGACaaaattgtaaacaataaaCCAAATATAAGTCCAAGTTATGAACATGAAAGAGCTATTTCAATAGATGTAATAAACAATCCTAGTAtggaaacattttataaaaattacatcatGTTAGAACAACCAGTTGTTTTAGACAAATGTATTGATCATTGGCCTGCACTGTCTAAATggaaagataataattatttcatcaaACTAGCTGGGCTAAGAACAGTTTCCATAGAAATAGGGAAAGAATACACAGATTCAAATTGGACGCAAAAGTTAATCActatgaaagattttattaacaattacatTTATCAATCTGATGGACCAATTGGATATCTAGCACAGTATCAGCTTTTTGATCAAATTCCGGAGCTGAAAGATGATATTATAGAGCCAGAGTACTGCTGTTTCTCAGATACAAATGATCCAGTAAATATAATGGCTTGGTATGGTCCTAAAGGCACAGTATCTCCCTTACATCATGATCCCACTAAGAATTTATTAGCACAAGTAGTGGGTGAGAAAAGACTTTATCTATTTTCACCAAAGGACTCAGAATATGTCTATCCTCATGAGCATGAACTATTAAATAACACAGCTAGAGTGGATCCAAGAAGTCccgattttgaaaaatatcctgAGTATAAAAATGCTACACCATACTTCTGTATATTGAAACCTGGCCAGATGCTGTATATACCACCTAAATGGTGGCATTTTGTTGAATCTTTATCAGTTAGCTTTTCAGTCAGTTTCTGGTGgcaataa